The Mangifera indica cultivar Alphonso chromosome 8, CATAS_Mindica_2.1, whole genome shotgun sequence genome has a window encoding:
- the LOC123223204 gene encoding LOB domain-containing protein 25 has translation MASSSHSNPPCAGCKFLRRKCLPNCIFAPYFPPEEPQKFANVHKIFGASNVSKLLNEVMPHQREDAVNSLAYEAEARMKDPVYGCVGAISVLQRQVVRLQRELDATNADLIRFACNEMPPATTSDQFGSTRSSGHGQGAVDQNSGFYFPYNNDHFGDGHEGGEGSM, from the coding sequence ATGGCTTCTTCCAGTCATTCCAATCCTCCATGTGCTGGCTGCAAGTTCTTAAGGAGAAAATGCCTGCCCAACTGCATTTTTGCACCATATTTTCCCCCCGAAGAGCCCCAGAAATTCGCCAATGTCCACAAGATTTTCGGGGCAAGCAACGTCAGCAAACTGTTAAACGAGGTGATGCCTCATCAGAGGGAGGATGCAGTGAACTCTCTTGCATACGAAGCTGAGGCGCGCATGAAAGATCCAGTCTATGGCTGTGTTGGAGCTATCTCCGTCCTCCAACGACAAGTCGTTCGACTCCAAAGAGAATTAGATGCAACAAATGCTGATTTGATCCGCTTTGCCTGCAATGAAATGCCGCCTGCAACTACATCTGATCAGTTTGGGTCAACAAGGAGTTCGGGCCATGGACAAGGAGCTGTTGACCAAAATTCTGGCTTCTACTTTCCCTACAATAACGATCATTTTGGAGATGGGCATGAGGGAGGTGAAGGTAGCATGTAA
- the LOC123224365 gene encoding oleosin H1-like has protein sequence MAERDRDRDRPHPHQVQVHPQHRYEHLGAGAKSLLPRRGPSASQVVAVVTLLPVAGTLLALAGLTLAGSLIGLLVTTPLFIIFSPVIVPAAIAIGLAMTGFFTSGAFGLTGLTSFSWILNSFRQSSGSVPEMADQAKRRMADMAGYVGQKTKEGGQEIQSKPPEVGKTGTVRT, from the coding sequence ATGGCCGAACGTGATCGAGATCGTGACCGTCCACATCCACACCAGGTTCAGGTGCACCCACAGCACCGTTATGAGCATCTCGGAGCCGGTGCCAAGTCACTCTTGCCAAGACGCGGGCCTTCAGCCAGTCAAGTTGTTGCGGTGGTCACACTCCTGCCCGTGGCTGGCACCTTGCTTGCACTGGCTGGTTTGACTCTGGCGGGTTCTTTAATTGGGCTTCTGGTCACCACACCCCTGTTTATAATATTCAGCCCGGTTATCGTCCCGGCTGCTATTGCTATCGGGCTTGCAATGACGGGCTTTTTCACTTCTGGGGCTTTTGGGTTGACGGGCTTGACTTCATTTTCGTGGATCTTGAACAGCTTCCGGCAGTCCTCGGGGTCGGTGCCAGAGATGGCGGACCAGGCAAAGCGGCGCATGGCGGACATGGCAGGATATGTGGGCCAGAAGACCAAGGAAGGGGGCCAGGAGATCCAGAGCAAGCCCCCAGAAGTTGGGAAGACTGGGACAGTGAGGACATGA
- the LOC123223955 gene encoding leucine-rich repeat protein 1-like, with amino-acid sequence MASRFLVFYLHDNSSTVRVLVFQTADALSALKKALVDPNGVLESWDESLADPCTWFHIVCNNDNKVIRLDRGDHGLGGSLVPELGSLGDLERLEIFHNNITGSIPAELGNLSKLISLDLYENKLNGTIPDSLGKLKALRFMRLNNNQLTGKVPESVKALEKGNLIILNVTNNHLSG; translated from the exons ATGGCGTCTCGATTTCTGGTTTTTTATCT ACATGATAATAGCTCAACTGTCCGTGTACTTGTTTTCCAAACAGCGGATGCTCTGTCTGCTTTGAAAAAAGCCTTGGTTGATCCAAACGGTGTACTTGAAAGCTGGGACGAAAGTCTTGCTGATCCTTGCACCTGGTTTCACATTGTATGCAATAATGATAACAAAGTCATAAGACT GGATCGTGGTGATCATGGACTCGGGGGATCTCTTGTCCCTGAACTTGGATCTTTGGGAGATCTTGAACGTCT GGAGATTTTTCACAATAACATCACTGGATCGATTCCAGCCGAACTCGGAAATTTATCAAAACTGATCAGCTTGGACCTGTACGAAAATAAACTCAATGGTACAATTCCAGATTCGCTTGGCAAGTTGAAAGCTTTACGATTCAT GAGATTGAACAATAACCAGCTAACGGGCAAAGTACCAGAGAGTGTCAAAGCCCTGGAAAAGGGAAATTTGATAATCCT GAACGTTACAAATAATCATTTGTCAGGCTGA
- the LOC123224179 gene encoding pescadillo homolog gives MPKHYRPAGKKKEGNAARYITRSQALKQLQVSTKLFRRLCIYKGVFPREPKKKFKGNHHTYYHLKDISFIRHDPILEELRAKSAYAKKVTKAKAKKNKELADILIKRQPEIKLDRLVLERYPHFVDALRDLDDPLTQVHLFAALPASDRMKIEVKRVHNCRKLSHEWQAYISRTHKLRKVFVSVKGIYYQAEVEGQKITWLTPHGLQQVLPDDDVVYDVLLNFLEFYETLLTFVNFKLYHSINVKYPPILDPRLEASAAELYALSRYFDANSRTTEQIEGTQRDESELRLAQLQHQLPSNEPGALMQLVKGTADENEEDEDTKECKKLFKNMKFFLSREVPRESLLFVIPAFGGVVSWEGEGAPFEESDQSITHQIVDRPTQGHVYLSREYVQPQWVYDCINARIILPTEAYMVGRVPPPHLSPFVDNEEEGYVPDYAETIKRLQAAAKNEILPMPGLGKEDLEDPQNLLAEGYLSRADAIEAAERKQKMMALEKQYHDELTMELRGNQYSSSASDKNKQISGEDSMDVEAGEEESLPDIANDMSTLLMSRKQRGLYEAMKIGKERKKANVNLLKERKKKIEAHSSKKK, from the exons ATGCCGAAGCATTACAGACCTGCT ggaaagaagaaagaaggaaacGCTGCTAGATACATCACCAGGTCACAAGCTCTCAAGCAACTCCAAGTCAGTACAAAGCTTTTCAG GAGATTATGCATTTACAAAGGAGTATTTCCCCGAGAGCCAAAGAAGAAGTTCAAGGGAAATCATCACACATATTATCACTTAAAGGATATTTCATTCATTCGGCATGATCCAATACTTGAGGAACTGAGAGCAAAAAGTGCATACGCAAAGAAGGTAACTAAAGCCAAGGCGAAGAAGAATAAGGAACTTGCTGATATTCTGATAAAGCGCCAACCTGAAATCAAACTAGACAGACTTGTTCTGGAGAG GTATCCTCATTTTGTTGATGCTCTCAGAGATTTGGATGACCCTCTCACGCAGGTGCACCTTTTTGCTGCTTTACCTGCCTCTGACAGGATGAAAATTGAAGTGAAGCGAGTTCACAATTGTCGAAA GTTGAGTCATGAATGGCAAGCCTACATTTCTCGGACTCATAAATTGCGGAAGGTTTTTGTATCTGTGAAAGGGATATATTACCAG GCTGAGGTTGAAGGCCAAAAGATTACATGGCTAACACCTCATGGGCTGCAGCAAGTTCTGCCTGATGACGATGTTGTCTATGATGTGTTGCTCAACTTCTTGGAATTCTATGAG ACACTCCTTACCTTTGTCAATTTTAAACTTTACCATtctataaatgttaaatatccgcCCATTCTCGACCCTCGATTGGAAGCTTCAGCAGCAG AACTTTATGCATTGTCAAGATACTTTGATGCTAACTCTAGAACCACTGAGCAAATTGAGGGAACTCAACGAGATGAGTCTGAACTTAGACTTGCACAACTTCAGCATCAACTTCCTTCCAATGAACCTGGTGCACTAATGCAACTTGTTAAAGGCACTGCTGATGAAAATGAAGAGGATGAAGATACAAAGGAGTGTAAGAAACTCTTCAAGAATATGAAATTCTTCTTGAGTCGTGAG GTTCCCAGGGAGTCATTGCTTTTTGTCATCCCTGCTTTTGGTGGTGTTGTATCTTGGGAGGGAGAGGGAGCTCCTTTTGAGGAATCAGACCAGAGTATTACTCATCAG ATAGTTGATAGACCAACTCAGGGTCATGTATACCTTTCGAGAGAATATGTTCAGCCACAGTGGGTTTATGATTGCATAAATGCACGGATTATATTGCCAACTGAAGCTTATATGGTGGGAAG GGTTCCTCCCCCACACCTGTCACCCTTTGTCGATAATGAGGAAGAAGGTTATGTACCTGACTATGCAGAAACCATTAAACGGCTGCAGGCTGCTGCCAAGAACGAAATTCTTCCAATGCCAGGCTTGGGGAAAGAAGATCTGGAAGATCCTCAAAATTTGCTAGCTGAAGGTTATCTCAGTCGAGCAGACGCTATTGAAGCTGCTGAGAGAAAGCAGAAG ATGATGGCACTTGAGAAACAGTATCACGATGAATTAACGATGGAGCTTCGGGGTAACCAGTATTCTTCATCTGCCTCAGATAAGAATAAGCAGATCTCTGGTGAGGATAGCATGGATGTGGAGGCTGGGGAGGAGGAATCTCTTCCTGATATTGCCaatgatatgtcaactcttttAATGTCACGTAAACAGAGGGGGTTATACGAAGCCATGAAG ATaggcaaagaaaggaagaaagccAACGTTAATCTTCTCAAGGAGcgtaagaaaaaaattgaagctcACAGTTCTAAGAAGAAATGA
- the LOC123224496 gene encoding uncharacterized protein LOC123224496, translating to MKGSKEKEKLSMEKYMDFVLSQEPSKVTKLFLNQIISMHGFKKINNSKSVLSDAVRTLNLMDPSRSTLKENISPCASITLDDITTHLNDLAWRECCITSIDVINNTNTDIDNSQLSEYFAGKCRDSSASTSLNLGSEIGEVATKMVTKRKRSST from the exons atgaaaggaagCAAGGAGAAGGAGAAGCTATCGATGGAAAAATACATGGATTTTGTTTTATCTCAAGAGCCATCAAAAGTCACAAAGTTATTTCTCAATCAG ATCATCTCCATGCAtggtttcaagaaaataaataattcaaag AGCGTGTTAAGCGATGCTGTGCGGACATTGAATCTAATGGATCCATCACGCTCCACTTTGAAAGAGAACATCTCGCCGTGCGCATCAATCACTCTTGACGACATAACGACTCACCTAAACGACCTCGCTTGGCGAGAGTGCTGTATCACTTCGATCGATGTCATAAACAACACTAACACCGATATCGACAATTCTCAGCTTTCAGAATATTTTGCAGGAAAATGTCGAGATTCTTCTGCTTCTACATCGTTGAATCTTGGATCTGAGATCGGTGAAGTAGCTACAAAAATGGTGACCAAAAGGAAGAGATCATCGACTTGA